The following coding sequences are from one Asterias amurensis chromosome 8, ASM3211899v1 window:
- the LOC139940658 gene encoding CCA tRNA nucleotidyltransferase 1, mitochondrial-like, with translation MLGFALRVRPCRIHLQRAVHQLLSSSTSTCKAKPSLRIFGIRQASVTSSTMKLDTPEFHAVFTPELRQLAEIFKQNNYELRIAGGAVRDLLMRKQPHDIDFATTATPTEMKNMFEREGIRMLNTKGEQHGTITARLNNKENFEVTTLRVDRVTDGRHAEVEFTKDWRTDAERRDLTINSMFLALDGTLIDYFQGKEDLERCKVAFVGNATSRIQEDYLRILRYFRFYGRIAKEPNSHCSKTLQAIRENAEGLARISGERIWLELKKTVTGNHAASLMECMHDLQLTQHMGLPPETNITNFRRVWERSQSMEPKPMTLLASLLKEQKEVLQLEARLKMSADERKTALFIIAERDDKHYESDSLKPYKDIVVSLQGKEKGVLTYTLEVLKYRGEQELYEKLKEWEIPKFPVSGKDLIAAGVPKGRRFGEYLERLKERWMERNFEMSREEILEMVQELLDCRDGQT, from the exons ATGTTGGGGTTTGCACTAAGAGTAAGACCCTGTAGAATCCACCTCCAACGAGCCGTCCATCAACTACTGTCTTCTTCTACTTCAACCTGCAAGGCCAAACCTTCTCTGAGAATCTTCGGTATCAGGCAGGCGAGCGTCACTTCTTCAACCATGAAGCTTGATACGCCAGAGTTCCACGCAGTCTTCACTCCCGAGTTGAGGCAGCTGGCGGAAATCTTTAAACAGAATAATTATGAGTTGAGGATTGCTGGTGGAGCGGTGCGGGATCTCCTCATGAGG AAGCAACCTCATGACATTGACTTTGCCACCACGGCCACACCCACCGAGATGAAAAACATGTTCGAACGAGAAGGCATCCGGATGTTGAATACCAAGGGAGAGCAGCACGGCACCATCACGGCAAGACTCAACAACAAGGAGAACTTTGAAGTGACTACCCTTAGGGTGGATCGAGTGACAGATGGCCGACACGCCGAGGTGGAATTCACAAAGGACTGGAGAACCGATGCTGAGAGGAGGGACCTCACCATCAACTCGATGTTCCTCG cTCTGGATGGTACATTGATTGACTACTTTCAAGGCAAGGAGGACTTGGAAAGGTGCAAGGTGGCATTCGTTGGGAACGCAACATCAAGAATACAAGAGGACTACTTGCGTATCTTGAGATACTTCAG ATTTTACGGCCGCATCGCCAAGGAGCCCAATTCACACTGCTCTAAGACCCTACAAGCAATCAGAGAGAATGCCGAGGGTTTGGCCAGGATCTCAGGAGAGAGAATTTGGCTGGAGTTGAAGAAAACGGTCACTGGAAATCATGCTGCAAGTCTGATGGAATGCATGCATGATCTGCAACTCACACAGCACATGG GTTTACCACCGGAGACAAATATCACAAACTTTCGTCGTGTGTGGGAGCGGTCGCAATCCATGGAGCCCAAACCAATGACTCTCCTTGCATCATTGTTAAAAGAACAGAAAGAAGTCTTACAACTCGAGGCACGCCTTAAAATGTCAGCAGATGAGAGGAAAACGGCTCTGTTCATAATCGCCGAGAGGGACGACAAACATTATGAAAGTGATTCATTGAAGCCGTACAAAGACATTGTTGTGTCA ctccAAGGCAAAGAGAAAGGAGTCCTCACGTACACTCTTGAGGTTCTAAAGTACAGAGGAGAGCAAGAACTCTACGAGAAACTGAAGGAGTGGGAGATTCCGAAGTTCCCCGTCTCTGGGAAAGACTTGATTGCCGCTGGAGTGCCCAAAGGGAGAAGGTTTGGGGAGTATCTGGAGAGACTGAAGGAACGATGGATGGAGCGGAACTTTGAGATGAGCAGAGAAGAGATACTCGAGATGGTTCAAGAATTATTAGATTGTAGAGATGGTCAAACATAG